The following is a genomic window from Chitinophaga caseinilytica.
ATCAACGAAAAACACGAGTTCACCGGCGATCTGCTGTCGTTCTTCAATCCCTACGCCCTACTCATCGCCATTACGACCCTGTCGCTTTTCATGCTCCACGGCGCCATTTACCTCGTCATGAAAACCGAAAACCGGCTCTACGCCAAGCTGACGGTGCTGGTCAACAACTGCAGTAAATTCTTCATCCTCTGCTTCATCCTCTCCTCGATGGTAACGCTGATCTACATTCCGCATATGACCGACGAGTTCAAGAAAAATCCCTGGCTGTTTGCCCTGCCTTTGCTGGCCGTGCTCACCGTGCTCAACATCAAGCGGAACATCGACGCGCGAAAGTATTTCACCGCCTTCGTCTTCTCCAGCTGCATCACGGCTATTTTATTGATCCTCTTTGCCATCGGGCTGTATCCCAACATCGTCATCAGCACCACCAACCCGGCGTACAGCATCAGCATCTACGAAGCCGCATCTTCCCCTAAATCATTGAAAATCATGTTATTGATGGCCGCAATCGGCACGCCGCTCGTCATCTCCTACACCATTTTCGTGTTCTGGACCTTCCGTGGAAAGGTAAAACTCAATGAAATGAGCTACTGACGGGGGTTTCGGGCAAAAAAGAAGCCCCGGCAAGGAATTGCCAGGGCTTTACCATTTAACCTAACTATATGCTGTAACAGCAACTAGTTCCTTGAATATTTTGAGGGGATAACTTGCTCTGTTTATTAGTTAGACGTCGAACTATAAAAATACATGCGTGTTAAAACATCTTTTTTTTAGAAAAGGGGCGAAACCTCCGAATCTTAGTCTTTATGGCAATAAGATGCCTAAAAAGGGTGAAAAGTTTAATGGGGGACTATTTTCCGGGAAAAATTTGTCTTTACATTTGAAGCATGAACCGTATCGACCGTTTAACCGCTATTCTTGTACAGCTGCAGGGGAAGAAAATCGTGAAAGCGCAGGAGATCGCAGACAGGTTTGACATCAGCCTGCGCACCGTTTACCGCGACGTTAAAGCCCTCATGGAAGCCGGCGTGCCCATCGGCGCCGAGGCGGGAACGGGATATTATATCGTGGACGGGTACCATCTGCCGCCCGTGATGTTCGACCGGAGCGAGGCCGCCGCCCTGCTCACCGGCGAAAAACTCATGGAAAAGCACAGCGACCGCTCCAACCACCAGCAGTTCAGTTCCGCCATGCAAAAGATCAGGGCCGTGCTGCGGGGAAGCGATAAGGATTTCCTCGAATCGCTCGACGAAAACATCGCCGTGCTGCACGACCGGCGGAGCAACGACGAACAGGAGTTTCCCAACCGCTTCCTGAGCGACATCCAGGCCGGGCTGGCCAACCAGAAGGTACTGGCCGTGGAATATTACTCCTTTTACAGCGACAGCACCAGTCACCGCGAGATCGAGCCCATCGGTATTTTCCATATGAACAGCAGCTGGCATCTCATCGGCTGGTGCCGCCTCCGCAACGATTACCGCGATTTCCGGGCAGATCGTATCAAGACCCTGCACCTCACCAACCAGGGGTTCGACAAATCGAAACGGATCACTTTACAACAATACATCACAAAGGAATTTGAGGCCGATCCCGACCAACCGAGCCTGATCAAGGTGCGTATTTCGCACGATGTGGCGCGCTGGCTGGGGCAACAGAAATATCATTACGGATTTGTACAGGAAAAGATGGAAGAGAATTACGTGGAGATGGATTTCCTGTACCGCAGTCTTTCCTACTTTGCGCGGTGGCTGCTCATGTTGGGGAAATATGCGGAAATCGTGGAGCCGAACGATCTGAAGATCATCATCCGCCAGCAGATTTCCGAATTAAGCGAACATTACTCCTGACATACCGTTGTCACACCGGCCTGTTTCCTTTGCATAAACGACAGGTATGCAGAAAACAGATCTCAACAAAGAACTTCGACAATATTACCGGGCGCGGTCTACCCCGGAGCTGGTTACCATTGCGCCCGGTCAGTTCCTGACCGTGGAAGGTACGGGCGATTGCCATGCCGGGGAATTCCGTTCCAAGATCAAGACGCTTTTGGCTACGGCGGGCAACGTCCGCAAGATTTCCAAATTGCAGGGCAACGATTTCCGGATGCCCGCGCTGGAAAGTTATTGGTGGGCGAAGAGCGACGAGCCTTTTCCGAACGTTACGGCTACCGAATGGAACTGGAAGCTGGCGATCCAGATGCCGGCCTTCGTGAGCCGGGGCGATTGCCGGCAGGCGGCGGCATTGGCGGGCAACAAGAAGCTCCCTTTCCTCGACGCGCTCCGTTTCGAAGCGATGCCCCCGGCGCTGGCGGTACAGCTGCTGCATACGGGTTCCTATTTCGAAGAGGAAGCTTCCGTGGCCAGGTTGCATCAATACATCCGTCAGCACCACCTGGAAGTGAACGGCGTGCATCATGAAATCTATCTGAACGATCCGGGAAAAACGCCGCCGGATAAACTGAAAACGATCCTGCGGCTGAACGTGAAGGCGGGGTGATTAATGCCGGGGAGTTCGATGGCTTGAGACGCGAGATCATGGAATGACTGGCGTCTTTTTTATTGGAGCGATGTGAAGTTGATTATTTTTCGTCGCCGCCGATGCCGAGGAGCTCGATGGCTTGAGACGCAAGATCATGGAATGACTGGCGTCTTTTTTATTGAAACGATTTGAGGTGATTATTTTTCATCCCCGCCGATGCCGAGGAGCTCGATGGCTTGAGACGCAGCTATCTGGCTGGCGTCTTTTTTATTAAAGGCTTTGCCGGTGCAGATGAGCTCGCCGTCGAGCATGGCGCCAACGGTGAAGATGCGGCGGCCGTTGTCCATCTGTTCTTCGATGAGCTCGAATTCGAGGGTTTTACCGTTTTTGTTGGCCCAGCCGTAGAGTTTGTTCTTGTGGTTCATCTCCACGATCTCGAGGGCTTCCAGGTCGATGTAGGGAACGAGGATGCGTTTGTGGACGAACTGTTTGGTCTGGTTATATCCGCGATCGAGGTAAACGGCGCCTACGAGGGCTTCGAGCGTGTTGCCGAAGATCTGGGAGATTTTGAGGAACGAGTTGTATTTGTCGTAGATCGTGAGTTTGCGGAGGCCCATTTTGATGGCGATATCGTTGAGCTGCTGGCGGTTCACGATTTTGGACCGCATTTCGGTGAGGTAACCTTCGGTTTTGTAGGGGTATTTTTTGAAGAGATAGTCGCCAATAATGGCGCCGAGGATGGCGTCACCAAGATATTCCAGGCGCTCGTTGCTCTCAAGGAATTTCTCCTTGCTGGAACGGTGGCTCAAAGCAACTTCGTACAAAGCCAGATTGCCCGGGTGGAACCCGAGGAGGTTGTAGAGGTCTTTGTACAGTTTCTTTTTCCCGTATAAAATTTTATATAGGAATCCTGGAAGTAGTCTCACACAATCAAGGAACAAATTTTTTGAAAATAACGGAGGCGTTGTGCCCGCCAAACCCGAAGGTATTGCTGAGCGCCGCTCTCACTTCTCTTTTTTGTGCAACGTTAAAGGTGAAATTCAGCTTGGCGTCGAGCTGGGGATCGTCGGTGAAGTGGTTGATGGTGGGAGGCACGAGACCTTCCAGAATGCTCTTGATGATCGTAATGGATTCCACGGCTCCGGCAGCCCCGAGCAGGTGCCCGGTCATGGATTTGGTGGAGCTGATGTTGAGATCGTAAGCAGCTTCTCCAAATACCTGTTGAATGGCCTTTACTTCCGCAATGTCGCCCAGCGGAGTAGAAGTACCGTGTACATTGATGTAGTCGATTTCTTCCGGTTGGAGGCCGGCATCTTTGAGCGCCTGTGTCATCACATTCATGGCTCCGAGCCCTTCGGGATGGGGAGCGGTGATGTGGTGTGCGTCTGCAGATGCGCCGCCGCCGGCGAGCTCGACGTAGATTTTCGCGCCGCGGGCCATGGCATGTTCGTAGCTTTCCAGCACCAGAGCGCCGGCGCCTTCGCCCATTACAAAACCGTCGCGGTCGAGATCGAATGGCCTGGAGGCCGTTTTGGGATCGTCGTTCCTTTCGCTGAGCGCCTTCATGGCGTTGAAACCGCCTACGCAGGGCTCATTGATGATGTTTTCGGAACCACCTGAAATAACAACGTCCGCTTTTCCGTAGCGGATGGTGTACATGGCTTCGATGAGGGCATTGGTGGCGGATGCACAGGCAGATACCACCGAGAAGTTAGGCCCCCTGAAACCATGCCGCATGGATATATGCCCTGCGGCAATATCCAGGATCAGCCGGGTGATCAGGAAAGGACTGAAACGTGGCGTTCCGTCCCCGGAATGGAATTCCTTTAACTCATTCGAGAAGTTGATCATCCCGCCTACACCCGTACCCCAGATCACGCCAACCCTGTCAACATCCACGGAGTTGCGGTCGATTTTCGCGTCCGCAACTGCCTGATCGGCTGCTATGACGGCGGTTTGCGTGAACGGGTCCATTTTGCGCGCGTCCTTCTTATCCATGAATTGGGTAGGATCGAAGTCTTTCAGCTCACAGGCAAAACGGGTCTTGAATTTGGAAGCATCAAACTGCTTGATATAATCAGCGCCCGATACACCGTTCGCCAATCCCTGCCAGAAAGATTCCACGGAATTGCCGAGCGGTGTCAGCGCGCCTAAACCTGTAACGACTACTCGTCTTGGTTGCATTAAAACAGTTCTGATTGTTGGATTATTTTACGTGTTCTTCCAGGTAAGCTACTGCCTGGCCAACAGTGGTGATAGTTTCTGCTTGTTCGTCAGGAATGGAGATGTTGAATTCTTTTTCGAATTCCATGATCAGTTCTACCGTATCCAAAGAGTCAGCGCCCAGGTCGTTGGTGAAAGAGGCTTCAGGAGTTACCTCGGCTTCGTCAACGCCTAATTTGTCAATAATGATCTTTTTAACTCTTGATGCAATGTCTGACATAATTTTAAGTGTTTTTGGTTTAAAACTTGACTGCAAAAATATAATTTTTATTCAATTGCCAAGGATTCGGTGGAATTTTAACCCAGATTTTCCATTTGCTTAACAACAATGAACTCCAAGATAAGCCACAGCATTGAATTACAGCTTTCACCGCATACTCACGGCCAAACATATGACTTCCCTTTTTCATCCTTTAAAACCCCGCTTTCACCCGCTTTTCTCCCCTTTTTTCTCCCATCCCCATCCTCCCTCACCACACCCCGCCTACCCCGGCAACTGCCCTTTTGTCGGTTCCCCCGGAGCCACGCCTCCCATCCCTCCCCATTCCATCACCACTTACCTCAACAACGCATCTCTCATCCCCAAATCCCGCATAATTAGCTGTTACGACATACAAGTTGACCATTCAGCCCCCGATTTCAGCCACTTAACCATATTTAAAACCGGATCGGGAACGCGATAACGTCCAATTATTAAATTTGTCCGGCTTCGAAATCCCTTAACTTGCGAGGGAAGGATTCCACGTCCCGATCCCCGGACCGAAAAACCGCAAGCGGTTACTAAACTTTATATAGACTGAAACATGCGAAATAAGACCTTACGAATTATTATTCTATTCCTGGTTCTGGCTGCTGCCGGCTTCTTTATTTATAAGCTGACTGCAAAAACCGACGCCAAACCCGGCGCGCCATCCGCCGGCGCCCGCCCTGCCGGCAAACCCATCATGGCCGACGCCTATGTCGTGAAACCCGTGAAACTCGACGAAATCATCGAAGCATCCGGCACCCTCCAAAGCAACGAGGAAGTAGAGCTCAAACCCGAGATCACCGGCCGTATCACCAATATATATTTTAAAGAAGGCGTCAAAGTGGCCAAAGGCACCCTGCTCATCAAGCTATACGATGGCGACATCCTCGCCCAGCTCCGCAAGCTCGAGCTCCAGCGCGAGCTCGCCAAAACCACCCTCTCCCGCCAGGAATCCCTCCTCAAGATCAACGGTATCTCCCGGCAAGACGTAGACGTGACCACCAACCAGGTGGCCGCCTACGGCGCAGACATCGAATATAATAAGGCACAGCTCCAGAAAACGGAGATCCGCGCCCCCTTCAGCGGCACCATCGGCCTCCGCAACGTGTCTGAAGGCGCCATCGTAGGCCCCACCACTATTATGACCACCCTCCAGCAACTCGATCCCCTGAAGATCGACTTCGCTTCACCCGAAAAATACCGCAACGCCATCCGTAAAGGCGACCCGGTTTCTTTTTCCGTGACCGGAGACACCGTCCGCTACCGCGGCTCCATCTACGCCATCGATCCCAAGATCGACCTGGCAACCCGCAGCGTGAAAATCCGCGCCATCGTGCCCAATCCCAACGGCACCCTGTTCCCCGGATCGTTCGCCCGCACTTCCATCCAGCTGAAAGACAATCCCAACGCCATTATGATCCCCTCACAGGCCGTGATCCCCGGGACCCGGTTCAAACAGGTGATCGTGGCCGATAGCGGCAAAGCCAAATTCGTGAACGTGGAAACCGGCATCCGTAACGAAAACAACGTGCAGATCACCAGCGGCCTCCAGATCGGGGACACCGTCATCACCACCGGTATCCTCCAGCTGAAACCCGGAATGCCCTTTCAATATAATAAGGTGCAATAGTGCGCTGCCCGAAACAACAGCGGTTCCCAGAACTTAACAACGAAACTCATGAGCTTACCCTCCATATCGCTTAAAAGGCCCGTCCTCGCCATCGTGATGAACATCATCATCGTGATCTTCGGCCTGGTCGGGTTCACCTTCCTCGGGGTGCGCGACTTCCCCGCCATCGACCCGCCGGTGGTGAACGTCCGCACGTCCTACCCCGGCGCCAACTCCGACATCATCGAAACCCAGATCACCGAACCGCTCGAAAAAGCGATCAACGGTGTGGCCGGTATCAAAAATATCTCTTCCCTCAGCTCACAGGGCTCCTCCAACATCACGGTGGAATTTGAGCTGAGCGAAGACCTCGAAGCCGCGGCCAACGACGTGCGCGACAAAGTTTCCCAGGCGCAGCGCAACCTGCCCAACGACCTGGAAGCCCCGCCCGTGGTATCCAAAGCCGACGCCAACTCGGACGCCATCATTTCCATGACCGTCCAGTCTAACACCCGCAACCAGCTCGAAGTCACCGAGTACGCCACCAACGTGCTCCTCGAACGGCTGCAGACCATCCCCGGCGTTTCCGCCATCCAGATCTGGGGCGAGAAGAAATACGCCATGCGCATCTGGATGGACCCCGCGCGCCTTTCCGCCTATTCCCTCACTCCGGGCGACGTACAGCTGGCCCTCCAGCGCGAGAACGTGGAGCTGCCTTCCGGTAAGATCGCCGGCAACGCCACCGAGCTGACCGTGCGCACTTTCGGGCGGCTGGATACGGAAGAGGAATTCAACGAACTCATCATCAAGAACGTCAACGGCGCTGAAATCCGGCTCCGCGACGTGGGCCAGGCCGTGCTCGGGCCGGAAAACGAGGAAACGCAGCTGAAGGAATCCGGCGTGCCCATGATCGCCCTCGCCCTCATTCCGCAACCCGGATCCAACTACGTGGCCATCGCCGAAGAGTTCTATAAAAGATACGACCAGCTGAAGCAGGAGGTGCCGGAAGACATCACCCTCAACATCGCCATGGACAATACCGCCTTCATCAAGAAGAGTATCCATGAGGTGCAGGAAACGCTCATCATCGCCCTCACGCTGGTAATCCTCATCGTGTACCTGTTCTTCCGCGACTGGCTCATGGCCCTTCGCCCGATCGTGGACATTCCCGTGTCGCTCATCGGCGCGTTCTTCATCATGTACATCTGCGGGTTCACCATCAACATCCTCACGTTGCTGGCCATCGTACTGGCTACGGGGCTCGTGGTAGACGATGGTATCGTGGTCACGGAAAACATTTATAAAAAGATCGAGCTGGGCATGCCGCGCATGCGCGCCGCCAAGGAAGGTTCCGAAGAGATCTTCTTTGCGGTGATCGCCACGTCGGTAACCCTCGCGTTCGTGTTCCTCCCGATCATCTTCCTGCAAGGGTTCGTGGGCAGTCTGTTCCGGGAATTCGGGATCGTGGTGGCCGGCGCCGTATTGATCTCGGCTTTCGTATCGCTCACGCTCACGCCCGTGCTCAACGTGAAGCTCGCCCGTAAAACGCACAAGCATTCCTGGTTCTACGAAAAAACGGAGCCGTTCTTCCAGTGGATGGAACGAAGCTACAAGAATACGCTCGCTTCCTTCATTCAGATCCGCTGGTTCGCCTGGGTGATCATTGCGGCCTGTATCGGGATGATATACGTGCTGTTCACCAACATCCAGTCCGAACTGGCGCCGGTGGAAGACCGCAGCACGTTCCGCCTTTCCATCACCACGCCCGAAGGCACCGCCTACGATGCCATGGACCAATACGTGGTAGACCTGGTGAACTTCATGAAAGATTCCATCCCCGAAAAGAAAGTGATCCTTTCCGTGACGGCGCCGGGCTTCTCCGGCGCGGGCTCCGTGAACACGGCCTTCTCGTTCGTGACGCTCCCCGAGCCGAACGAGCGCCTCCGCTCGCAGAAAGACATCGTGAATATGGTAAACCGGAATATGTACCGGTTCCCCCAGGGCAAGGTGTTCGCCATCGAGCAGCAAACCATCCAGGTAGGCCGCCGCGGCGGTTTGCCCGTAGCTTTCGTGCTGCAGAACGTAAACTTCGAGAAACTCTCCGCCGTCATCCCCCGGTTCGTGGAAGAAGCTTCCGCCAACCCGGTTTTCCAGGGCGTTGACGTAGACCTCAAGTTCAACAAACCCGAGCTCCGCATCCACATCAACCGGGCCAAGGCCAGCGAACTCGGCGTTTCGGTGGAAGATATCTCCTCCACCCTCCAACTCGCCCTTTCCAACCGCCGCTTCGGTTACTTCATCCGCAACGGTAAACAATACCAGGTAATGGGCCAGGTGTTCCGCGCCGACCGCGACGACCCCGTAGACCTGCAAAGCATCTACGTCCGCAACGCACGCGGCGAAGCCATCCAGCTCGATAACCTCGTGACCATCGAAGAAGAAACGAGCCCGCCGGTCATCTATCACTATAACCGTATGAAATCGGCCACCATCTCCGCAGGACTTGCCCCCGGCAAAACCATCGGCGACGGTATCGACGCCATGCACGCCATTTACGCCAAACTGGAAAAGGAAAAAGTGATCGACAATTCGTTCGACACCGCGCTGAGCGGCTCCTCGCGCGACTATGCCGAATCCGGCTCCAACACCATGTTCGCGCTGCTGCTGGCACTCATCCTCATTTACCTCGTGCTTGCCGCACAGTTCGAAAGCTGGATCGATCCGCTGATCATCATGCTGACGGTGCCCATGGCGTTTGCGGGCGCGTTCCTGTCGCTGAAGCTCTTCAACCAGACCTGGAACATCTTCTCGCAGATCGGGGTAATTATGCTGATCGGCCTGGTGACGAAAAACGGGATCCTCATCGTGGAATTCGCCAACCACATGCGCGACGCCGGCCGGGAGAAATCCGACGCGGCGATCGAAGGCGCAGTGATGCGCTTGCGCCCGATCCTCATGACATCGCTCGCCATGGCGTTGGGCGCGCTTCCCATCGCGATGAGCCTCGGAGCCGCTTCTACCAGCCGCATCCCGCTGGGGATCGTGATCGTAGGCGGGATCATGTTCTCGCTCGTGCTCACGCTGTACGTGATCCCCGCCGTGTATACCTTCCTCAGCCGCAGGAAGAAGAACACGGAATTCGAAGACGCGGTAACCGATTCGAAAGTACCCGAAGAGGCAGCATCCGCCGCGCACGCCTAAAACCATGCTAACAATGAAACTGAAACAGATATTCTTCTTCATCTCCCTGATCCTCGCCTGCACCGCCACCCGCGCGCAGCAGGTGCTCACGCTGGAACAGGCGATCGACCTGGGGCTGAAAAACAACTTCGATATCCGTATGGCGCGCAACGACGCCGAAGTGTCGGCCAACGATAACGCCTACGCCAACTTCGCCTTCGCGCCGCGCATCAACGGCACCGCCGCTCAAACCTGGACCAACACCGCCACCAAACAGGAATTCGGCAACGGCACCAAACGCGATACCTCCGGCATCAAGAACAAACAGCTGCAGGCGGCCGTCAACCTCAACTGGACGCTGTTCGACGGCCTCAAGATGTTCGCTACGCGCCAGCGCGTTCAGGCCATAGAGATCCTGGGCGAACTAGCCGTCCGCAACCAGGTCGAGAATACCGTCGCCAATATCATCAACAGCTATTACAACATCGCGCAGCAAAAACAGCAACTGCGCGCCCTCGCCGAGCAGATGTCCATTTCCGACGAACGCGTGAAACTTTCCGACGCCAAGTTCCAGACCGGGCTTGCGCCGAAAACGGATTGGCTCCAGGCGAAAGTGGACTACAACGCACAACGTGCCAACTGGCTCCGCCAGCAAACCGTCATCGAGCAAAGCAAAGCCGCGCTCAATCAACTGCTCGCTATCGCCGACGAAAGCGTGAACTACGATGTGCGCGACACTATTCCGCTGAACCTCCAATACACATACGGACAGATCCTGGAAAACGTCAACCAGACGAACCCCCAGCTGCAGATCTCCCGTCAGAACCTGGAAATTTCACGGCTGACGCTGAAGGAAAGAAAAGGGGATTTTTTCCCGGTGCTGTCTTTCAACTCCGCGTATAATTTCAACCAGTCGCGCGCGAGTGCCGCCATCAACCAGTTCAGCCCCGTGTTCAACCAGAACCGCGGCTTCAACTACGGCTTTTCCGCCACGGTGCCCATTTTCAACGGCCTCAACGCACATCGCCAATACAAAGCCGCGAAGCTCGATATCGAATACCAGCAACTCGCCCTCGATAACCAGGCTTCGCTGGTGCAATTGCAACTGCGCAACGCCTACCGCGATTACGAGTACTACAAAATGGCGCTGGAACTGGAACAGGAAAGCGTAGACCTCGCCCGCGAAAACAC
Proteins encoded in this region:
- the fabF gene encoding beta-ketoacyl-ACP synthase II; this encodes MQPRRVVVTGLGALTPLGNSVESFWQGLANGVSGADYIKQFDASKFKTRFACELKDFDPTQFMDKKDARKMDPFTQTAVIAADQAVADAKIDRNSVDVDRVGVIWGTGVGGMINFSNELKEFHSGDGTPRFSPFLITRLILDIAAGHISMRHGFRGPNFSVVSACASATNALIEAMYTIRYGKADVVISGGSENIINEPCVGGFNAMKALSERNDDPKTASRPFDLDRDGFVMGEGAGALVLESYEHAMARGAKIYVELAGGGASADAHHITAPHPEGLGAMNVMTQALKDAGLQPEEIDYINVHGTSTPLGDIAEVKAIQQVFGEAAYDLNISSTKSMTGHLLGAAGAVESITIIKSILEGLVPPTINHFTDDPQLDAKLNFTFNVAQKREVRAALSNTFGFGGHNASVIFKKFVP
- a CDS encoding YafY family protein; protein product: MNRIDRLTAILVQLQGKKIVKAQEIADRFDISLRTVYRDVKALMEAGVPIGAEAGTGYYIVDGYHLPPVMFDRSEAAALLTGEKLMEKHSDRSNHQQFSSAMQKIRAVLRGSDKDFLESLDENIAVLHDRRSNDEQEFPNRFLSDIQAGLANQKVLAVEYYSFYSDSTSHREIEPIGIFHMNSSWHLIGWCRLRNDYRDFRADRIKTLHLTNQGFDKSKRITLQQYITKEFEADPDQPSLIKVRISHDVARWLGQQKYHYGFVQEKMEENYVEMDFLYRSLSYFARWLLMLGKYAEIVEPNDLKIIIRQQISELSEHYS
- a CDS encoding TolC family protein; this encodes MKLKQIFFFISLILACTATRAQQVLTLEQAIDLGLKNNFDIRMARNDAEVSANDNAYANFAFAPRINGTAAQTWTNTATKQEFGNGTKRDTSGIKNKQLQAAVNLNWTLFDGLKMFATRQRVQAIEILGELAVRNQVENTVANIINSYYNIAQQKQQLRALAEQMSISDERVKLSDAKFQTGLAPKTDWLQAKVDYNAQRANWLRQQTVIEQSKAALNQLLAIADESVNYDVRDTIPLNLQYTYGQILENVNQTNPQLQISRQNLEISRLTLKERKGDFFPVLSFNSAYNFNQSRASAAINQFSPVFNQNRGFNYGFSATVPIFNGLNAHRQYKAAKLDIEYQQLALDNQASLVQLQLRNAYRDYEYYKMALELEQESVDLARENTMVALERFRQGVSTTLEVKEAQQSLELAAYRLIQARYNTKVAETELMRLKGGLLK
- the cydB gene encoding cytochrome d ubiquinol oxidase subunit II, whose amino-acid sequence is MWDGNEVWLVIAGGALFAGFPLVYGTILSIFYVPFMLFLVALIFRAISIEFRSKEPMAWWRKMWDVSYMVSSTLITFLLGLVLGNLIHGLPINEKHEFTGDLLSFFNPYALLIAITTLSLFMLHGAIYLVMKTENRLYAKLTVLVNNCSKFFILCFILSSMVTLIYIPHMTDEFKKNPWLFALPLLAVLTVLNIKRNIDARKYFTAFVFSSCITAILLILFAIGLYPNIVISTTNPAYSISIYEAASSPKSLKIMLLMAAIGTPLVISYTIFVFWTFRGKVKLNEMSY
- a CDS encoding acyl carrier protein → MSDIASRVKKIIIDKLGVDEAEVTPEASFTNDLGADSLDTVELIMEFEKEFNISIPDEQAETITTVGQAVAYLEEHVK
- the rnc gene encoding ribonuclease III — protein: MRLLPGFLYKILYGKKKLYKDLYNLLGFHPGNLALYEVALSHRSSKEKFLESNERLEYLGDAILGAIIGDYLFKKYPYKTEGYLTEMRSKIVNRQQLNDIAIKMGLRKLTIYDKYNSFLKISQIFGNTLEALVGAVYLDRGYNQTKQFVHKRILVPYIDLEALEIVEMNHKNKLYGWANKNGKTLEFELIEEQMDNGRRIFTVGAMLDGELICTGKAFNKKDASQIAASQAIELLGIGGDEK
- a CDS encoding GyrI-like domain-containing protein, which produces MQKTDLNKELRQYYRARSTPELVTIAPGQFLTVEGTGDCHAGEFRSKIKTLLATAGNVRKISKLQGNDFRMPALESYWWAKSDEPFPNVTATEWNWKLAIQMPAFVSRGDCRQAAALAGNKKLPFLDALRFEAMPPALAVQLLHTGSYFEEEASVARLHQYIRQHHLEVNGVHHEIYLNDPGKTPPDKLKTILRLNVKAG
- a CDS encoding efflux RND transporter periplasmic adaptor subunit, with protein sequence MRNKTLRIIILFLVLAAAGFFIYKLTAKTDAKPGAPSAGARPAGKPIMADAYVVKPVKLDEIIEASGTLQSNEEVELKPEITGRITNIYFKEGVKVAKGTLLIKLYDGDILAQLRKLELQRELAKTTLSRQESLLKINGISRQDVDVTTNQVAAYGADIEYNKAQLQKTEIRAPFSGTIGLRNVSEGAIVGPTTIMTTLQQLDPLKIDFASPEKYRNAIRKGDPVSFSVTGDTVRYRGSIYAIDPKIDLATRSVKIRAIVPNPNGTLFPGSFARTSIQLKDNPNAIMIPSQAVIPGTRFKQVIVADSGKAKFVNVETGIRNENNVQITSGLQIGDTVITTGILQLKPGMPFQYNKVQ
- a CDS encoding efflux RND transporter permease subunit, producing the protein MSLPSISLKRPVLAIVMNIIIVIFGLVGFTFLGVRDFPAIDPPVVNVRTSYPGANSDIIETQITEPLEKAINGVAGIKNISSLSSQGSSNITVEFELSEDLEAAANDVRDKVSQAQRNLPNDLEAPPVVSKADANSDAIISMTVQSNTRNQLEVTEYATNVLLERLQTIPGVSAIQIWGEKKYAMRIWMDPARLSAYSLTPGDVQLALQRENVELPSGKIAGNATELTVRTFGRLDTEEEFNELIIKNVNGAEIRLRDVGQAVLGPENEETQLKESGVPMIALALIPQPGSNYVAIAEEFYKRYDQLKQEVPEDITLNIAMDNTAFIKKSIHEVQETLIIALTLVILIVYLFFRDWLMALRPIVDIPVSLIGAFFIMYICGFTINILTLLAIVLATGLVVDDGIVVTENIYKKIELGMPRMRAAKEGSEEIFFAVIATSVTLAFVFLPIIFLQGFVGSLFREFGIVVAGAVLISAFVSLTLTPVLNVKLARKTHKHSWFYEKTEPFFQWMERSYKNTLASFIQIRWFAWVIIAACIGMIYVLFTNIQSELAPVEDRSTFRLSITTPEGTAYDAMDQYVVDLVNFMKDSIPEKKVILSVTAPGFSGAGSVNTAFSFVTLPEPNERLRSQKDIVNMVNRNMYRFPQGKVFAIEQQTIQVGRRGGLPVAFVLQNVNFEKLSAVIPRFVEEASANPVFQGVDVDLKFNKPELRIHINRAKASELGVSVEDISSTLQLALSNRRFGYFIRNGKQYQVMGQVFRADRDDPVDLQSIYVRNARGEAIQLDNLVTIEEETSPPVIYHYNRMKSATISAGLAPGKTIGDGIDAMHAIYAKLEKEKVIDNSFDTALSGSSRDYAESGSNTMFALLLALILIYLVLAAQFESWIDPLIIMLTVPMAFAGAFLSLKLFNQTWNIFSQIGVIMLIGLVTKNGILIVEFANHMRDAGREKSDAAIEGAVMRLRPILMTSLAMALGALPIAMSLGAASTSRIPLGIVIVGGIMFSLVLTLYVIPAVYTFLSRRKKNTEFEDAVTDSKVPEEAASAAHA